Proteins encoded together in one Bacteroides zoogleoformans window:
- a CDS encoding DUF4465 domain-containing protein yields MRTKLFALSVMVLAFAGCQNTEWENDSAIVNQSTKEVKALINRPVVMEAPVKGADSYAWFRNGKLVSTDSEYTFQEEKSGMYDVVLETSKRGVQSRVTYTVTNSISLSSELNQFVLNSDNGIQPPGQTGYYWNQTYTNTKFHETPHFTFSHTGTNSGYGYWDGFTVSNVYDSSNFGTYTTDTIHSGSVNWIAHQWGCMDRDNSNTNFMLGYWGYYGKDIQSFPIDPENIPYPTAFTETGFSNWIKLGDGNTNYTVTSISYTNSPWAYYGCKEGDGFATPFNSPSDYLRLLVFPVYASGNIGSPVVIELAWFTNVFKGINEWTTEELGFSNVRYLLFQMRSSDSGQYGMNTAAYFCLNNIVMQ; encoded by the coding sequence ATGAGAACAAAATTGTTTGCATTGAGTGTAATGGTATTAGCCTTTGCAGGTTGCCAAAACACAGAGTGGGAAAACGATTCAGCAATCGTTAACCAAAGTACAAAAGAAGTAAAGGCCTTGATAAACAGGCCTGTGGTAATGGAAGCCCCTGTCAAGGGTGCCGATTCGTATGCGTGGTTCCGGAACGGAAAGTTGGTTTCTACGGATTCCGAATACACTTTCCAAGAAGAGAAGTCCGGAATGTACGATGTGGTGTTGGAAACCTCTAAGCGTGGCGTGCAGAGCAGGGTTACTTATACAGTGACCAACTCTATCAGCCTTAGTTCGGAACTGAATCAGTTCGTGCTGAATTCCGACAACGGCATTCAGCCTCCCGGGCAGACGGGCTACTATTGGAATCAGACTTATACCAATACGAAGTTCCACGAGACTCCTCATTTTACTTTCTCGCACACGGGTACTAATTCCGGTTATGGATATTGGGACGGGTTCACCGTTTCCAATGTGTACGACAGTTCTAATTTCGGCACCTATACGACGGATACCATCCATTCGGGTTCCGTCAATTGGATTGCCCATCAGTGGGGGTGCATGGACAGGGATAACAGCAATACCAACTTTATGTTGGGCTATTGGGGATATTACGGTAAGGATATTCAGAGTTTCCCTATCGACCCAGAAAACATTCCTTATCCTACCGCTTTCACTGAAACCGGCTTCTCGAATTGGATCAAGTTAGGAGACGGTAATACCAACTATACTGTGACGTCTATCAGCTACACTAATAGCCCCTGGGCTTACTACGGCTGCAAGGAGGGCGACGGATTCGCCACGCCGTTCAACAGTCCTTCCGACTATCTCCGTTTGTTGGTTTTCCCCGTTTATGCGTCGGGCAACATCGGAAGTCCTGTGGTTATTGAGCTTGCTTGGTTTACTAATGTATTTAAAGGTATAAATGAATGGACAACAGAAGAATTAGGTTTCAGTAATGTCAGATACCTGCTCTTCCAGATGCGTTCGTCCGATTCGGGGCAGTACGGCATGAATACCGCAGCGTATTTCTGTCTGAACAATATTGTGATGCAATAG
- a CDS encoding cell surface protein, which produces MLNRGYKQTKFLMPLVAALGLSVFSSCSPDEDMSPIVIEKSESAKFYAKSEFTTKEAVDGKRVWRVESAPEAANYILQDTTESTVCFIPITAGDYKLSLNAMKDGREYKELYTVSVEAPEKEPSPYIAKIFDILPAPGQFTNQLPLYRPDGEEWARWTDYMKWTERSLVGKAKGELISLGGFGGYIIFGFDHTILNVAGLRDFRVDGNAFFAAANPNPNAPKKGGSCEPGIIEVAYDKNKNGKPDDEWYEIAGSEYNNPKAIRNYEITYYRPETEEKDADYDPEKTFITIKKYIRWEDNQGHSGYLEKNTWHNQSYYPGWVKEDKLTFRGTRLPDNAVEESGEGKYWVQYCFDYGYVDNLPNGMADNAVDIDWAVDKDGKKVHLPGIDFVRVYCAMRQECGWLGETSTEIQGATDLHLSGKRIATRP; this is translated from the coding sequence ATGCTGAATAGAGGTTATAAACAGACTAAGTTCCTAATGCCGCTTGTTGCGGCATTAGGCTTGTCCGTCTTTTCTTCGTGCAGCCCGGACGAGGATATGAGCCCGATTGTCATAGAGAAGTCGGAGTCGGCGAAATTCTATGCAAAGAGTGAATTCACGACAAAAGAAGCGGTGGACGGCAAACGCGTGTGGAGAGTGGAGAGCGCGCCCGAGGCGGCCAACTATATCTTGCAGGATACGACGGAAAGCACGGTGTGCTTCATCCCCATCACCGCAGGAGACTATAAGCTGTCTTTGAATGCGATGAAAGACGGACGGGAGTATAAGGAACTGTACACCGTAAGTGTGGAGGCTCCTGAAAAAGAACCGTCGCCTTACATCGCAAAGATTTTCGACATTCTCCCCGCTCCGGGGCAGTTCACCAACCAACTGCCGTTGTATCGGCCCGATGGCGAGGAATGGGCGAGATGGACCGACTACATGAAATGGACGGAGCGCAGCTTGGTGGGAAAGGCGAAGGGCGAGCTTATCAGCTTGGGCGGATTCGGCGGCTACATCATCTTCGGATTCGACCATACCATCTTGAATGTGGCCGGGTTGCGCGATTTCCGTGTGGATGGCAACGCCTTCTTCGCCGCCGCCAACCCTAACCCAAACGCACCGAAGAAAGGTGGCAGTTGCGAACCCGGCATCATCGAGGTGGCCTATGACAAGAACAAGAACGGCAAACCCGATGACGAGTGGTACGAGATTGCGGGCAGCGAATACAATAACCCCAAGGCCATCCGCAACTACGAAATCACTTATTACCGTCCCGAAACGGAAGAAAAAGACGCTGACTACGACCCTGAAAAGACGTTTATCACCATCAAGAAGTACATCCGCTGGGAAGACAATCAGGGCCATAGCGGCTATTTGGAAAAGAACACGTGGCACAACCAGTCCTACTATCCCGGCTGGGTGAAAGAGGACAAGCTGACCTTCCGCGGCACGCGCCTGCCCGATAACGCCGTGGAAGAGAGCGGCGAGGGAAAGTATTGGGTGCAGTATTGCTTCGACTATGGATATGTGGACAACCTGCCCAACGGCATGGCCGACAATGCTGTGGACATCGACTGGGCGGTGGACAAGGACGGCAAGAAGGTGCATCTGCCGGGCATCGACTTCGTGCGCGTTTATTGCGCCATGCGGCAAGAGTGCGGATGGCTGGGCGAGACTTCCACCGAGATACAGGGAGCCACCGACCTTCATCTGAGCGGCAAACGGATTGCCACCCGCCCCTGA
- a CDS encoding AraC family transcriptional regulator, giving the protein MIKILLLIDYSSEFSRKLLRGLVQYSQDHGPWIFYRLPSYYKVLHGKQGVIEWVKEKKPDAIIAQWDHEGSNLLKDLDIPIILQNFKSRSDYFSNLTGDYIGTGRMAAKFFIERKFRNFAFYGNKGVVWSRERAEGFTQEVIKAGGNYFYFESERLNENEWNNNHIKLDEWLTSLPKPVALFACDDRFALEVSEICKINNINIPDEISLLGVDNDELICNLSDPPISSIMLQVEKGGYDAGNLIHRQIREKKNTPFNIIINPVKIIERKSTDKYNIENKYILAVLRYIEENYNADLSIDSLIKIVPLSRRNLEVKFKNELGCSIYQFILKFRIEHFEKLLINTERSLFDIALECGFTDSKNISRVFKKMKGLSPTEYKKRYLKKQVK; this is encoded by the coding sequence GTGATAAAAATACTTTTATTGATAGATTATTCCAGTGAGTTTAGTAGAAAATTGCTAAGAGGACTAGTGCAGTATTCACAAGACCATGGTCCGTGGATTTTTTATCGTCTTCCATCCTACTATAAAGTCCTTCATGGTAAACAAGGTGTAATAGAATGGGTAAAGGAGAAAAAACCGGACGCTATAATAGCGCAATGGGACCACGAAGGAAGTAATTTGCTAAAAGATTTGGATATTCCTATCATTCTTCAAAATTTTAAAAGTCGCAGTGACTATTTTTCAAATCTTACCGGAGATTATATCGGTACAGGTAGAATGGCAGCAAAGTTCTTTATTGAAAGAAAATTTAGAAATTTTGCATTTTATGGTAATAAGGGCGTAGTTTGGTCAAGAGAAAGAGCTGAGGGATTTACGCAAGAAGTGATAAAGGCAGGAGGTAACTATTTTTATTTTGAATCTGAGAGGTTGAATGAAAATGAGTGGAACAACAATCATATTAAGCTTGATGAGTGGTTAACCTCACTACCTAAGCCGGTTGCCCTTTTTGCTTGTGATGATAGATTTGCCCTTGAAGTTTCAGAGATTTGCAAAATAAACAATATTAATATCCCTGATGAAATTTCCCTATTGGGCGTGGATAATGATGAACTAATTTGCAACCTATCCGATCCTCCTATTTCCTCCATTATGCTGCAAGTGGAAAAAGGAGGGTATGATGCAGGGAACTTAATTCACCGACAAATTAGAGAAAAAAAGAATACTCCTTTTAATATCATCATTAATCCCGTGAAGATTATAGAAAGAAAATCCACGGATAAATACAATATTGAGAATAAGTATATTTTAGCCGTGTTACGTTATATTGAGGAAAATTATAATGCAGACCTGTCTATAGATAGTTTAATAAAAATAGTTCCACTTTCTAGAAGAAATCTCGAAGTGAAATTCAAAAATGAACTTGGTTGTTCCATTTATCAGTTTATTTTAAAATTTAGAATCGAGCATTTTGAAAAGCTCTTAATCAATACAGAACGCTCACTGTTTGACATTGCATTGGAGTGCGGGTTTACCGACAGCAAAAATATTTCACGTGTGTTTAAGAAAATGAAAGGTCTCTCACCAACAGAATACAAAAAGCGATATTTGAAAAAACAGGTGAAGTAA
- a CDS encoding MFS transporter produces MSQISISPTDKRTTIKSMIILALLFFIFGLVSWVNTILVPYFQFTLQLSNLQSSFVTFAFYIAYLVVAIPSSYVLNKIGYKKGMMYGLWCMSIGALLFVPAAYWRTYQLFLLGLFSLGVGLAILQSATNPYVTIVGPIESAAKRMSIVGTGNKLAGVIANFIFASVVIRESDKVLMQEIESGVYTGAALDATLDDLIRGVIIPYLILAVALFVFGIIIRYSVLPEIDPSVVNKHSIEEESDKKSILLYPALMLGIIAMFLHIGTQMIALATCIQYAGTMGERLTGLAKNIPSYTMLLTFLGYFIGILLIPKYLKQRQALLICSSMNLVLSILIITTSGTVHLFGMQTDISLWFLVMMGLPNALLYAGIWPLAISGLGKYTNLGSAFLVMALCGSAFMPMIYQWLVEMNANYTSHFLAMKKAYWILIPAFTYILWYAAYGFKKRSWKRSLAENMLLFAVIMGLSPLNYLSYF; encoded by the coding sequence ATGAGCCAAATAAGCATATCACCCACTGACAAACGAACCACTATAAAGTCCATGATAATATTAGCGTTACTGTTTTTTATTTTTGGCTTGGTTTCTTGGGTCAATACTATTTTAGTACCTTATTTTCAGTTTACACTTCAACTTTCAAATCTGCAATCCTCGTTTGTCACATTTGCTTTTTACATAGCTTACTTGGTGGTGGCTATACCCTCTTCGTATGTATTGAATAAAATAGGATATAAAAAGGGGATGATGTATGGGCTATGGTGTATGTCTATTGGTGCACTTCTTTTTGTTCCGGCAGCTTATTGGCGTACGTATCAGTTGTTTCTTTTAGGACTTTTTTCATTGGGGGTGGGATTAGCTATTTTACAGTCGGCTACTAATCCATACGTAACGATTGTGGGTCCTATCGAAAGTGCTGCCAAGCGTATGAGTATTGTGGGTACAGGCAATAAATTAGCCGGAGTAATTGCTAATTTTATCTTTGCCAGTGTAGTCATTCGTGAATCGGACAAGGTATTGATGCAAGAGATAGAATCGGGTGTGTACACAGGAGCAGCACTTGATGCTACTTTAGATGATTTGATAAGAGGTGTGATAATACCTTACCTAATATTGGCTGTAGCACTTTTTGTATTTGGTATAATTATTCGTTATTCTGTGCTCCCTGAAATTGACCCTTCTGTAGTTAATAAACATTCCATAGAAGAAGAGAGTGATAAAAAATCTATTCTATTATATCCGGCTCTTATGTTGGGCATTATAGCGATGTTTTTACATATCGGCACACAAATGATTGCTCTTGCTACCTGTATTCAATATGCAGGAACGATGGGGGAAAGACTTACTGGTTTAGCTAAAAATATTCCATCTTATACTATGCTGCTAACCTTTCTTGGATACTTTATAGGTATACTGCTCATACCCAAATATTTGAAGCAACGACAAGCCTTATTGATTTGTAGTTCTATGAATTTGGTACTTTCGATACTAATTATTACCACATCAGGGACTGTGCATTTATTTGGTATGCAGACTGATATATCACTTTGGTTTTTGGTAATGATGGGGCTTCCGAACGCCTTACTGTATGCCGGAATTTGGCCACTTGCCATTAGTGGATTAGGCAAGTATACCAACTTAGGTTCAGCGTTTTTAGTGATGGCACTATGCGGCAGTGCATTTATGCCTATGATTTATCAATGGCTTGTAGAAATGAATGCGAACTATACATCTCATTTTTTAGCAATGAAAAAAGCCTATTGGATTCTTATTCCTGCATTTACTTACATTCTATGGTATGCAGCTTACGGGTTTAAAAAAAGAAGTTGGAAAAGAAGTTTGGCAGAGAATATGTTGTTATTCGCAGTAATTATGGGATTATCGCCACTAAATTATCTTAGTTATTTTTAG